From Bacteroidota bacterium, the proteins below share one genomic window:
- the mreC gene encoding rod shape-determining protein MreC, with amino-acid sequence MDRLINIVLYFKEYVVLALLIIISIVLLSFNDNTQIRAIRSYTVGAIGFLQNALTIIPNVVELKRENEVLRQLNVNLSNEVSLLREARLENLKLRGLAGLKQHSPFKLVAGNVVGKSLLLMRNTITLDIGEAEGVKTDMAVISESGLVGKIIATSEKYSIAQLVLNKDFRASAKIQRTRIDGILAWDGGEVLHLKNVSKTQDVKEGDLVITSEYSSVFPSEVKIGIVSRLSEKPGSLFKEVEVTSTVDFPSLEQVFVVAAAQDPERKDLEKKATRTK; translated from the coding sequence ATGGACCGACTCATCAACATAGTCCTCTATTTCAAAGAGTACGTCGTCCTCGCTCTCCTTATCATCATTTCAATCGTTCTCCTCAGTTTCAACGACAACACCCAGATCCGCGCGATCCGCTCCTACACGGTCGGAGCGATCGGGTTCCTCCAGAATGCGCTGACGATCATTCCGAATGTCGTCGAGCTGAAGCGGGAGAACGAAGTACTGCGGCAACTCAACGTGAATCTCTCCAACGAGGTGAGCCTGCTTCGCGAGGCCCGTCTTGAGAATCTGAAACTCCGCGGCCTGGCGGGGCTGAAACAGCACAGCCCCTTCAAGCTCGTGGCCGGCAACGTGGTCGGGAAGAGCCTGCTCCTGATGCGAAACACGATCACCCTCGATATCGGCGAGGCCGAGGGCGTCAAGACCGACATGGCGGTCATCTCCGAGTCGGGGCTCGTCGGAAAGATCATCGCGACCAGCGAAAAATATTCGATCGCACAGCTTGTGCTGAACAAGGATTTCCGCGCAAGCGCAAAGATCCAGCGGACCCGGATCGACGGGATCCTCGCATGGGACGGCGGGGAGGTCCTTCATCTGAAAAACGTATCCAAGACCCAGGACGTGAAAGAGGGCGATCTCGTCATCACCTCGGAGTACTCGAGCGTCTTCCCGAGCGAGGTGAAAATCGGAATCGTCTCCAGGCTCTCGGAAAAGCCGGGAAGCCTGTTCAAGGAGGTCGAGGTGACTTCGACCGTCGATTTCCCGTCGCTGGAACAGGTGTTCGTCGTGGCCGCCGCGCAGGATCCGGAACGCAAGGACCTCGAGAAGAAGGCGACGCGGACCAAATGA
- a CDS encoding rod shape-determining protein yields MSLLSLFSADLAIDLGTANTLIHMKGKGIVLNEPSIVAFDRNTKKIVAIGNEAREMLGRTHRDIRTIRPMKDGVIADFEIAEGMLREFIKKIHSNWLPSRRIVVCVPSGVTEVEKRAVRDSAEHAGAKEVHLIAEPMAAAIGIGLDVDAPAGNMIVDIGGGTTEIAVIALSGIVNEESIRIAGDEMNNAIIQFFKKNHNILIGERTAEAIKCEVGSAMPLKEEITIQVKGRDLVNGIPKTTEASSVEIRESLNESVQQIVDAVKLTLERTPPELSADILDRGIMLSGGGALLKQLDERLRLETSLPVYVADDPLTAVVRGTGKVLEHLSHYSKVLMKSRRY; encoded by the coding sequence ATGAGCCTTCTTTCACTCTTCTCGGCTGATCTGGCGATCGATCTCGGCACGGCGAACACCCTTATCCATATGAAGGGCAAGGGGATCGTTCTCAACGAGCCTTCGATCGTGGCGTTCGACCGGAACACGAAAAAGATCGTCGCCATCGGCAACGAGGCCCGCGAGATGCTGGGCAGGACGCATCGCGACATCCGGACGATCCGTCCCATGAAAGACGGGGTCATCGCCGATTTCGAGATCGCGGAAGGGATGCTGCGCGAGTTCATCAAAAAGATCCACTCGAACTGGCTCCCCAGCCGGCGGATTGTCGTTTGCGTGCCGAGCGGTGTCACGGAGGTTGAGAAGCGCGCGGTGCGCGATTCCGCAGAGCATGCCGGCGCGAAGGAGGTCCATCTCATCGCGGAACCGATGGCCGCCGCCATCGGGATCGGCCTCGACGTCGACGCCCCCGCGGGGAACATGATCGTCGATATCGGCGGAGGAACGACGGAGATCGCAGTCATCGCCCTCTCCGGCATCGTGAACGAGGAATCGATCCGCATCGCCGGCGACGAGATGAACAATGCGATCATCCAGTTTTTCAAAAAGAACCATAACATCCTCATCGGCGAACGGACCGCGGAAGCGATCAAGTGCGAAGTCGGCTCGGCGATGCCGCTCAAGGAGGAGATTACCATCCAGGTGAAAGGTCGCGACCTGGTCAACGGCATACCGAAAACCACCGAGGCGAGCTCCGTTGAAATCCGTGAATCGCTGAACGAATCGGTCCAGCAGATCGTCGACGCCGTGAAGCTGACGCTCGAGCGAACGCCTCCGGAACTCTCCGCGGATATCCTCGACCGGGGGATCATGCTCTCGGGCGGGGGAGCGCTCCTGAAGCAGCTCGACGAACGCCTCCGGCTTGAGACGAGCCTGCCGGTCTATGTCGCCGACGATCCGTTGACGGCCGTCGTGCGCGGCACCGGGAAGGTGCTCGAACATCTGAGCCACTACTCCAAGGTCCTCATGAAGAGCAGGAGATATTGA
- the purH gene encoding bifunctional phosphoribosylaminoimidazolecarboxamide formyltransferase/IMP cyclohydrolase: MNLVQIKRALISVSDKSGIVELASSLSRRGVEIISTGGTLKTLRDAGIPARSVSEVTGFPEILDGRVKTLHPAIHAALLAVTENPAHQEQLAELDITPIDLVVVNLYPFEKTVAHNGISLDQAIEQIDIGGPTILRAAAKNFKYKAALVNPARYGELIAEMEKNDGALPETLRFELAREVFRHTARYDSVIAEYLGHRTGGAGENTLPELLSMVLPKSEELRYGENPHQAAALYGEFRNFFRQLHGKELSYNNIVDIEAAARLTEEFSEPTVAIIKHTNPCGAGSGENLAAAYEKALATDSKSAFGGIVAVNKPLDMATALLIDKVFTEVIVAPDFPADVLEVLKKKRDRRLIRQTGKLGSGKEWMIRSVAGGVLVQTSDDMTLAPEKLKVVTKRAPTPDEESGLQFAWRVAKHVKSNAIVYARKDRTLGIGAGQMSRFDSSRLAAMKAGEAGLDLRNSSVASDAFFPFADGLIEAVKAGATAVIQPGGSVRDEEVISAADANGIAMLFTGIRHFKH; encoded by the coding sequence ATGAATCTTGTCCAGATCAAACGCGCGCTCATCAGCGTTTCGGACAAGAGCGGCATCGTTGAATTAGCCTCGAGCCTGAGCCGCCGCGGGGTCGAAATCATCTCCACTGGGGGGACTCTGAAAACCCTCCGGGATGCCGGGATCCCGGCGCGGTCCGTCTCTGAGGTCACCGGTTTCCCCGAGATTCTGGACGGCCGGGTGAAAACCCTTCACCCCGCCATCCATGCCGCCCTTCTTGCGGTCACCGAAAATCCGGCCCATCAGGAGCAACTCGCGGAGCTCGACATCACACCGATCGATCTCGTCGTCGTCAACCTCTACCCTTTCGAGAAAACTGTCGCCCATAACGGCATCTCGCTCGATCAGGCGATCGAGCAGATCGATATCGGCGGCCCGACGATATTGCGCGCGGCTGCGAAGAATTTCAAGTATAAGGCCGCCCTCGTGAACCCGGCCCGGTACGGAGAACTCATCGCGGAGATGGAAAAAAACGACGGCGCGCTCCCTGAAACACTCCGGTTCGAACTGGCCCGGGAAGTTTTCAGGCATACCGCCCGGTACGATAGCGTGATCGCCGAATACCTCGGCCACCGCACCGGCGGAGCGGGCGAGAATACGCTCCCCGAGCTTCTTTCCATGGTCCTCCCCAAATCCGAAGAGTTGCGGTACGGAGAAAACCCTCACCAAGCCGCCGCACTCTATGGAGAGTTCAGGAATTTCTTCCGGCAGCTTCACGGGAAAGAGCTTTCCTACAATAATATCGTCGATATCGAGGCGGCTGCACGGCTGACTGAAGAGTTCTCCGAGCCCACCGTCGCGATCATCAAGCACACGAATCCCTGCGGCGCGGGCTCGGGCGAAAACCTCGCCGCGGCGTACGAGAAAGCCCTTGCGACCGACTCAAAATCGGCGTTTGGGGGAATCGTCGCCGTCAACAAGCCGCTCGACATGGCGACCGCTCTCCTGATCGACAAAGTCTTCACGGAAGTGATTGTCGCGCCCGACTTTCCCGCCGACGTTCTCGAGGTATTAAAGAAAAAGCGGGACCGGCGTTTGATCCGGCAAACGGGGAAGCTCGGATCCGGGAAGGAATGGATGATCAGGAGCGTCGCCGGTGGAGTGCTTGTGCAGACATCCGACGACATGACGCTTGCGCCCGAAAAGTTGAAGGTTGTCACGAAACGCGCGCCGACACCGGATGAGGAGAGCGGATTGCAATTCGCCTGGCGCGTCGCAAAGCACGTGAAGTCGAACGCCATCGTCTACGCCCGGAAGGACCGGACACTCGGTATCGGAGCGGGTCAGATGTCGCGCTTCGATTCCTCGCGCCTTGCCGCCATGAAGGCGGGCGAGGCCGGCCTCGACCTCCGGAACAGCTCCGTCGCATCCGACGCCTTTTTCCCCTTTGCAGACGGGTTGATCGAAGCGGTCAAGGCGGGCGCCACGGCCGTGATTCAGCCCGGAGGCTCGGTTCGCGACGAGGAGGTCATCTCGGCCGCGGACGCGAACGGGATCGCGATGCTCTTCACCGGGATCAGGCACTTCAAACATTAA
- the purN gene encoding phosphoribosylglycinamide formyltransferase, whose protein sequence is MTGKLRIAVFASGRGSNLKAILDAIDSGFIPDAQIALVISNNSDSGALQIARSRSIAGLHLSRKQFDSDDSFVRTLLSRLEEHRVNFIVLAGYMKRIPAAIVQAFRDRIINIHPALLPSFGGPGMYGRFVHEAVIRSGVSFSGATVHVVDEEYDRGRIILQRSISLDPGETPDTLAAKISSIEHELYPEAIRLIAEGKVIIGKGHALTESEA, encoded by the coding sequence TTGACCGGGAAGTTACGCATTGCAGTTTTTGCATCGGGAAGAGGATCGAATTTGAAGGCAATTCTGGACGCAATCGACTCGGGATTCATTCCGGATGCCCAAATTGCGCTCGTAATCAGCAACAACTCGGATTCCGGCGCTCTCCAAATCGCCCGGTCACGTTCCATAGCCGGCCTCCACCTCAGCCGAAAGCAGTTCGACTCCGACGATTCGTTCGTTCGAACGCTCCTCTCCCGGCTCGAGGAGCACCGGGTCAATTTCATCGTCCTTGCCGGCTACATGAAAAGGATTCCCGCCGCGATCGTCCAGGCCTTCCGGGACCGCATCATCAACATTCACCCCGCCCTTCTTCCCTCATTCGGAGGACCCGGCATGTACGGGCGGTTCGTGCACGAAGCGGTGATCAGAAGCGGGGTAAGCTTCTCGGGTGCCACGGTGCACGTCGTCGACGAAGAATACGACCGCGGGAGAATCATCTTGCAGCGATCGATCTCCCTCGATCCTGGCGAAACCCCCGACACGCTCGCCGCGAAGATCTCGTCGATCGAGCATGAACTCTATCCCGAAGCGATCCGGTTGATTGCCGAGGGGAAGGTCATCATCGGAAAAGGACACGCCCTGACCGAAAGCGAAGCATGA